From the genome of Virgibacillus proomii, one region includes:
- a CDS encoding glycoside hydrolase family 13 protein produces MKQVWWKEAVAYQIYPRSFMDSNGDGIGDINGVISKLDYLKDLGVDLIWLSPVYQSPNDDNGYDISDYRAIMPEFGTMENFDLLLEEVHCRGMKLIMDLVINHTSDEHPWFIESRSSRDNPYRDYYIWHEGKNGKEPNNWASIFGGSAWEYDEQTHAYYLHVFSKKQPDLNWENSNVRKSLYDMINWWLDKGIDGFRIDAISHIKKVPGFPDVPNPENKKYAPSFEGHMNREGIHEFLAELKQETFAKYDIVTVGEANGVTVDDAHLWVGEQEGKFNMVFQFEHLDLWGKSISGGLDIHALKRTLTKWQKGLERNGWNALFLENHDQPRSVSTWGNDQAYRRESAKCLATLYFLMQGTPFIYQGQEIGMTNVQFDSIEDYNDVSCKNLYADERENGKSHEEIMKIIWKNGRDNSRTPMQWNDKENAGFTSGKPWLKVNPNYKEVNVERELANPNSIYHYYRQLIQLRKELPVLIYGSYDLILEDHDQIYAYVRTLEDQKVIVITNLFHEEAEFILPKNVTLTDSKLLISNYPAPSSGDMNKVSLRPYEARVYQLLNN; encoded by the coding sequence ATGAAACAAGTATGGTGGAAAGAAGCTGTAGCCTATCAAATTTATCCTCGCAGTTTTATGGATTCAAATGGTGATGGAATTGGTGATATTAATGGGGTTATTTCTAAGCTGGATTATTTAAAAGATCTTGGTGTTGATTTAATCTGGTTAAGCCCGGTTTATCAATCACCTAATGACGATAATGGCTACGACATAAGTGATTATCGAGCAATCATGCCTGAATTTGGAACGATGGAAAATTTCGATTTACTTTTGGAAGAGGTTCATTGTCGTGGGATGAAACTGATTATGGACCTAGTAATCAATCATACGTCTGATGAACATCCATGGTTCATCGAATCTCGTTCGTCACGAGATAATCCGTATCGAGATTACTATATTTGGCATGAAGGTAAAAATGGAAAAGAGCCAAATAATTGGGCTTCCATATTCGGCGGATCAGCATGGGAATATGATGAACAAACACACGCGTATTATTTGCATGTTTTTTCCAAGAAACAGCCCGACTTAAACTGGGAAAATTCAAATGTCCGTAAAAGTTTATACGATATGATTAATTGGTGGTTGGATAAAGGGATTGATGGATTTCGTATTGATGCTATTTCTCATATTAAAAAGGTGCCAGGATTTCCAGATGTGCCAAATCCGGAAAATAAAAAATATGCTCCTTCCTTTGAAGGTCATATGAATCGTGAAGGAATTCATGAGTTTTTAGCAGAATTAAAACAAGAAACATTTGCTAAGTATGATATTGTAACCGTTGGTGAAGCGAACGGTGTAACGGTAGACGATGCTCATTTATGGGTTGGTGAGCAAGAGGGTAAATTTAATATGGTTTTTCAATTTGAACATCTCGACCTTTGGGGAAAAAGTATTTCCGGTGGATTGGATATTCATGCATTAAAAAGGACATTAACCAAGTGGCAAAAAGGCCTTGAGCGAAATGGATGGAATGCGCTGTTTTTGGAAAATCATGATCAGCCTCGTTCGGTATCAACCTGGGGAAATGATCAAGCTTATCGCAGAGAATCAGCAAAATGTTTAGCTACTCTTTATTTTCTGATGCAAGGAACGCCGTTTATATATCAAGGTCAGGAAATTGGGATGACCAATGTTCAGTTTGATTCCATTGAGGATTACAACGATGTTTCCTGCAAAAATCTGTATGCAGACGAGCGGGAAAATGGAAAAAGTCATGAAGAGATCATGAAAATCATTTGGAAAAATGGACGAGATAACTCTAGGACACCAATGCAATGGAATGATAAAGAAAATGCAGGCTTTACGTCAGGAAAACCTTGGCTAAAAGTAAATCCTAATTATAAGGAAGTGAATGTCGAACGTGAACTAGCTAATCCAAACTCCATTTATCATTATTATCGTCAGTTAATCCAGTTAAGAAAAGAGCTCCCAGTACTTATTTATGGCAGTTATGATCTTATTTTAGAAGATCATGATCAAATCTATGCGTATGTAAGGACGCTTGAAGATCAAAAAGTAATAGTGATTACAAATCTATTCCATGAGGAAGCGGAGTTCATTTTACCGAAAAACGTAACGCTAACTGATAGCAAGTTACTTATTAGTAATTATCCAGCACCGTCTTCGGGGGATATGAATAAGGTTTCTCTAAGACCTTATGAAGCAAGAGTTTACCAACTGTTAAATAACTAA
- a CDS encoding helix-turn-helix domain-containing protein translates to MGAKIKQMRLRAKKTQQQVADECGISKSLLSKIENGQTASAIATLSKISEALHVPLSWVLDDQEERDLVILSHTKRQFKVGDDNMGYSYELLANRSRFSGIEPTIVHVTPRDMNIRHEAYTHSQDEFIYILEGAIYLRYEGKQHYMEKGDSAYFKGGKPHLFVPVDNEPAKVLTVFIDSHL, encoded by the coding sequence ATTGGAGCAAAAATTAAGCAAATGCGTCTACGAGCAAAAAAAACACAACAGCAAGTGGCAGATGAATGCGGTATATCAAAAAGTTTATTATCAAAGATTGAAAATGGACAAACTGCTTCAGCGATAGCCACATTATCAAAGATTAGTGAGGCATTACATGTTCCATTATCATGGGTACTTGATGATCAGGAAGAACGTGATCTAGTCATCCTTTCCCATACAAAGCGTCAGTTTAAGGTAGGCGATGACAATATGGGGTATTCATATGAATTGTTGGCGAACCGTTCTAGATTTAGTGGGATTGAACCAACGATTGTCCATGTGACACCGCGTGATATGAATATAAGACATGAGGCTTACACGCATTCACAGGATGAGTTTATTTATATATTAGAAGGGGCAATTTATTTACGCTATGAAGGTAAGCAGCACTATATGGAAAAAGGAGATAGTGCTTATTTTAAAGGAGGTAAACCTCATCTGTTTGTTCCTGTTGATAATGAGCCTGCTAAAGTACTAACAGTTTTTATTGACAGCCATTTATAA
- a CDS encoding helix-turn-helix domain-containing protein, with translation METSWNLGVRIKQLRKQKNLTLKNISEKTGLSISFLSQLEHSKTSATLESFKKISDALEVHPSYFFNQPKSSRSVITRNIVDTLNATENRFIYKNLSGRMENPAFIPNLIILDPDANRGNNFSHKGQEFLYVLEGTLTIEVDHQLEVLHPHDCVFLDSSKPHYWYNRTDKPIKFLCISTTE, from the coding sequence ATGGAAACATCATGGAATCTTGGAGTAAGAATCAAACAGCTGCGCAAGCAAAAGAACTTAACATTAAAAAACATTTCCGAGAAAACGGGATTATCTATCAGTTTTTTATCCCAATTAGAACATTCTAAAACATCAGCTACTTTGGAGTCATTTAAAAAAATTTCCGATGCCTTAGAGGTTCACCCTAGCTATTTTTTTAATCAACCGAAATCTTCCCGCTCTGTCATTACGCGAAATATTGTAGATACATTGAATGCAACAGAAAATCGCTTTATTTATAAAAATTTATCTGGCAGGATGGAAAATCCAGCTTTTATTCCTAATCTTATAATTCTCGATCCTGACGCAAATCGCGGCAATAATTTTTCTCATAAAGGGCAGGAGTTTTTATACGTGTTAGAAGGAACATTAACGATTGAGGTAGACCATCAACTAGAAGTGTTACATCCACATGATTGTGTTTTCCTGGATTCATCCAAGCCACATTATTGGTATAACAGAACAGATAAACCGATTAAGTTTTTATGTATTTCTACAACAGAATAA
- the pruA gene encoding L-glutamate gamma-semialdehyde dehydrogenase codes for MVVPYKHEPFTDFTVEENKQKMLSALKKVEKELGKEYPLIIGGERVTTEEKIVSVNPANKNEVVGYVSKANQELAEKAIQVADKTFTTWRKSDPKFRADLLFRAAAIIRRRKYEFTAHLIKEGGKPWKEADADTAEAIDFLEYYGRQMLKLKDGVKINSRPIEHNQYHYIPLGVGVVISPWNFLFAIMAGTTVAAMVTGNTVLLKPASATPVIAYKFMEVLEEAGLPKGVINYIPGSGKEVGDYLVDHPRTRFISFTGSREVGTRIFERAAKVQEGQIWLKRTIIEMGGKDTIIVDKEADLELAAQSVVQSAFGFSGQKCSACSRVVIHEDVYEEVKNRIVELTNELSVGDPHDNTHFMGPVIDQAAYDKIMDYIEIGKQEGELLIGGDGDDSKGWMIHPTVFADVNPKARIMQEEIFGPVVALTKAKDFTEAIDIANNTEYGLTGAVITNNREHVEQAREDFHVGNLYFNRGCTAAIVGYQPFGGFNMSGTDSKAGGPDYLIQHMQGKTTSEMF; via the coding sequence ATGGTAGTACCATACAAACATGAGCCATTTACTGATTTTACAGTGGAAGAAAATAAGCAAAAAATGCTTTCTGCCCTTAAAAAAGTGGAGAAAGAGCTTGGTAAGGAATATCCACTTATTATTGGCGGGGAACGAGTTACAACCGAAGAGAAAATCGTATCTGTAAATCCGGCTAATAAGAATGAGGTAGTTGGCTATGTCTCTAAGGCGAATCAGGAATTAGCAGAAAAAGCAATACAAGTAGCGGATAAAACTTTTACCACTTGGAGAAAATCGGATCCAAAATTCCGAGCAGATTTGCTATTTCGCGCAGCAGCAATTATTCGCCGAAGGAAGTACGAATTTACTGCGCACCTAATAAAGGAAGGCGGTAAGCCATGGAAGGAAGCAGATGCAGATACTGCTGAAGCAATTGACTTCTTAGAGTATTACGGAAGGCAAATGTTGAAGTTGAAGGATGGAGTAAAAATAAATAGCCGTCCAATTGAGCATAACCAATATCATTATATCCCACTAGGCGTTGGTGTCGTTATTTCACCATGGAACTTTTTATTTGCTATTATGGCTGGCACCACTGTTGCTGCTATGGTTACAGGAAATACAGTATTGCTTAAGCCTGCCAGTGCAACACCGGTTATTGCTTATAAATTTATGGAAGTATTAGAAGAAGCAGGACTTCCCAAAGGAGTAATCAATTATATTCCTGGTTCGGGAAAAGAGGTTGGTGATTATTTAGTCGATCATCCGCGTACACGTTTTATAAGCTTTACCGGTTCTCGTGAGGTTGGTACCCGTATCTTTGAACGTGCTGCTAAAGTTCAAGAGGGACAGATTTGGTTAAAGCGCACCATTATTGAAATGGGCGGAAAAGATACGATTATCGTTGATAAAGAAGCGGATCTGGAATTAGCTGCTCAATCCGTTGTTCAGTCTGCTTTCGGTTTTTCAGGTCAAAAATGTTCTGCATGTTCACGGGTGGTTATTCATGAGGATGTTTATGAAGAAGTTAAAAATCGCATCGTTGAATTAACAAATGAATTGTCGGTTGGCGATCCACATGATAATACACACTTTATGGGTCCGGTTATCGATCAAGCAGCATACGATAAAATAATGGATTATATTGAAATTGGTAAGCAAGAAGGTGAGTTATTAATCGGTGGAGACGGTGATGATAGTAAGGGCTGGATGATTCATCCAACCGTGTTTGCTGATGTAAATCCAAAAGCGCGAATAATGCAGGAGGAGATATTTGGACCGGTGGTTGCTTTAACTAAAGCAAAGGATTTCACAGAGGCTATAGATATTGCTAATAACACGGAGTATGGTTTAACCGGTGCAGTTATTACAAATAATCGTGAACATGTGGAACAGGCAAGAGAAGATTTCCATGTCGGAAACCTATACTTTAATCGAGGCTGTACAGCGGCAATCGTAGGCTATCAGCCATTTGGCGGCTTTAACATGTCTGGAACCGATTCAAAAGCCGGTGGACCAGACTATTTAATTCAGCATATGCAAGGAAAAACAACTTCTGAAATGTTTTAA
- a CDS encoding proline dehydrogenase family protein, whose amino-acid sequence MEQLMRNFFLFLSNNKALTKAAKKYGFRFGASRFVAGVNIHEAAKKIKELNEKGFVITVDHLGEFIDNETEARQSAQECIRAIQVIAHQQLNAELSLKLTSLGMDISYELVMENMRNIMQTAKEHQVIVTLDMEDYGRLEQTLDIFTTLKQEFDNVGTVLQAYLYRVEKDLEALNKYKPYLRLVKGAYKESEEVAFPNKADVDKNYKKIIKQNLLYGNYTAIATHDDEIIEYTKELEQTYHLSRDQFEFQMLYGIRNDLQDRLLKEGYKVRIYLPYGEDWFGYNMRRLAERPANVMFVLRGVLKKSK is encoded by the coding sequence ATGGAACAATTAATGCGAAATTTCTTTTTGTTTTTATCAAACAATAAAGCGTTAACAAAAGCAGCCAAAAAATATGGATTCCGATTTGGAGCATCTCGCTTTGTAGCAGGTGTAAATATTCATGAAGCTGCCAAAAAAATAAAGGAATTGAATGAAAAGGGCTTTGTTATAACGGTTGATCATTTAGGCGAATTTATCGATAATGAAACGGAAGCTAGACAGTCAGCACAGGAATGTATCCGTGCTATTCAGGTCATTGCTCATCAACAATTAAATGCAGAGTTGTCGTTAAAGCTAACATCATTAGGAATGGATATTTCTTACGAGCTTGTTATGGAAAACATGCGCAATATAATGCAGACGGCGAAAGAACATCAAGTGATTGTAACGCTGGATATGGAAGATTATGGGCGGTTGGAGCAGACGTTAGATATTTTTACTACTTTAAAACAGGAATTCGATAATGTCGGTACGGTTTTACAAGCTTATTTATATCGAGTAGAAAAAGATTTAGAGGCATTGAATAAATATAAACCGTATTTGCGTTTAGTTAAAGGAGCATACAAAGAATCCGAGGAGGTTGCTTTTCCTAATAAAGCCGATGTCGATAAAAATTACAAAAAAATAATCAAACAAAACTTATTGTATGGTAATTATACGGCAATAGCAACACATGATGATGAAATAATCGAATATACAAAGGAACTAGAACAAACCTATCATCTATCACGGGATCAATTCGAATTTCAAATGCTTTATGGGATTCGGAATGACCTGCAGGACAGATTATTAAAAGAAGGCTACAAAGTTAGAATCTACCTGCCTTATGGTGAAGATTGGTTTGGCTATAATATGCGACGTTTAGCAGAGCGTCCTGCCAATGTTATGTTTGTTTTAAGAGGAGTTTTAAAAAAATCAAAATGA
- a CDS encoding ornithine cyclodeaminase family protein, with the protein MLIISKTEIQAHYSISDAIKDIKLGLDAKKSGKIVNPHRTVISLPKYQASSLYMPSADLSSDIASIKVVSIFPENPKQGKKTTQGVLLLTDAATGEHICMMDASYLTRLRTGALSAIATDKLARANAKILGIIGTGAMAFEQVMGVLAVRELEKIVLYNRTLEKAVRFKTNLLASGVDIPVRVVNRSKEIVQVADIIICSTRSHEPVFAGKDLQPGTHINGIGSFLPSMREVDLVTIKRATQIVVDDLSSAKEEAGELIYAEKQSDFNFWDIVGELMDYELLSRSSDDEITFFKSVGSAYFDLVVATGIYKKAILLSCGQIVEI; encoded by the coding sequence ATGTTAATTATTTCAAAAACGGAAATTCAAGCTCACTATTCGATAAGTGATGCGATAAAAGATATAAAACTAGGATTAGATGCAAAAAAGTCTGGAAAGATAGTAAACCCCCATCGTACGGTGATTAGTCTACCGAAATATCAAGCCTCCAGCTTGTATATGCCAAGTGCAGATCTATCATCAGATATTGCATCGATAAAAGTCGTGAGCATTTTCCCCGAAAACCCTAAACAAGGTAAAAAAACGACGCAGGGCGTCCTTTTACTGACAGATGCTGCAACCGGTGAGCATATTTGTATGATGGATGCTTCTTATTTAACGCGTTTACGCACAGGGGCATTAAGTGCGATTGCTACAGACAAACTCGCACGTGCTAATGCCAAAATACTAGGTATAATTGGTACTGGGGCAATGGCTTTTGAACAAGTGATGGGTGTACTTGCTGTACGAGAACTTGAAAAAATAGTTTTATATAATCGGACATTGGAAAAAGCTGTACGCTTTAAAACAAATCTTTTAGCTTCGGGAGTAGATATACCTGTTAGAGTCGTTAATCGCTCGAAAGAAATAGTGCAAGTAGCTGATATTATAATATGCAGTACACGATCGCATGAACCTGTATTTGCTGGAAAGGATCTTCAACCAGGAACGCATATAAATGGGATTGGTTCATTTTTACCTTCGATGAGAGAGGTTGATCTTGTAACTATTAAACGTGCTACTCAGATTGTTGTTGATGATCTTTCTAGTGCAAAAGAAGAAGCAGGAGAATTAATTTACGCTGAAAAGCAAAGCGATTTTAACTTTTGGGATATAGTAGGGGAACTAATGGATTATGAATTATTATCTCGTTCTTCTGATGATGAAATTACCTTTTTTAAATCGGTGGGGTCCGCATATTTTGATTTAGTCGTCGCTACAGGCATTTATAAAAAGGCAATTTTATTAAGTTGTGGTCAAATAGTTGAAATATAA
- a CDS encoding LLM class flavin-dependent oxidoreductase yields the protein MTKQIHLNGFIQNSPSPHSIGLWKHDKDLGRKHNTLSYWTEVAKILEKGKFDALFIADVLGTYSTYENSHRAATTHAVQLPAHDPLVPISAMAAVTKHLGFAATISTTYAQPYSLARQLSTLDHLTNGRIAWNVVTSYLESEAKNLGLKDRLPKELRYQRADEFLEVVYKLWEHSWEEHSVVYDKNNDQFADPNKVHLINHKGRYFNVPGPHLVEPSPQRTPVIFQAGASPKGRDFAATHAEAVFTKNHSLKAVKEYTIDLRARAKKKGRNPKNIKIFLMILPIVGRTEEEAYRKYQQLTEHVSYEGTAALLSGHTGIDFAQYDPDQYIENMETDAVQGNLDMYTKDPNKKWTLKEAVKNHGLGNGTVKFIGTPEQIADEMQVWATEGDIDGFNIAQFYSPGTFSEFVDYVVPVLQERGIFRRNYEAVTLREHLFGKGHVNISDEHPARNGLTV from the coding sequence ATGACAAAGCAAATTCATTTAAATGGGTTTATTCAAAACTCACCATCACCGCATTCTATTGGGCTATGGAAACATGACAAAGATTTAGGAAGGAAACATAATACTTTATCGTACTGGACAGAAGTAGCGAAAATATTAGAAAAAGGAAAATTTGATGCTCTATTTATTGCCGATGTATTAGGTACGTATAGCACGTATGAAAATAGCCATCGTGCAGCAACAACGCATGCAGTTCAGCTTCCGGCACATGATCCGCTTGTACCCATTTCCGCTATGGCCGCTGTGACGAAGCACTTAGGATTTGCTGCGACTATTTCTACTACTTATGCACAGCCTTATTCATTAGCAAGGCAGCTTTCTACATTGGATCACTTAACCAATGGAAGGATTGCTTGGAATGTCGTGACCTCATATTTGGAAAGTGAAGCAAAAAACCTTGGGCTTAAAGACCGCTTACCAAAAGAGCTTCGGTATCAACGAGCAGATGAATTTTTGGAAGTGGTGTATAAGCTCTGGGAGCATAGTTGGGAGGAACATTCCGTTGTTTATGACAAGAACAATGATCAATTTGCTGATCCGAATAAAGTGCATCTGATTAATCACAAGGGTAGATATTTCAATGTTCCTGGTCCGCATTTAGTAGAGCCATCTCCGCAACGAACTCCGGTTATTTTTCAAGCTGGTGCCTCACCAAAAGGAAGGGATTTTGCTGCTACGCATGCGGAAGCAGTATTTACGAAAAACCATTCCTTAAAAGCTGTAAAAGAATACACCATTGATTTACGAGCGCGAGCAAAAAAGAAAGGTAGAAATCCAAAAAATATAAAGATTTTTTTAATGATACTTCCAATTGTTGGTCGAACGGAAGAAGAAGCGTACCGAAAGTATCAGCAATTAACAGAACACGTCAGTTATGAGGGAACTGCAGCTTTATTGTCGGGACATACAGGAATAGATTTCGCCCAATATGACCCTGATCAATATATTGAAAATATGGAAACAGATGCTGTACAAGGTAATTTAGATATGTACACAAAAGATCCAAATAAGAAATGGACACTAAAAGAGGCGGTAAAAAATCATGGACTTGGTAATGGTACTGTAAAATTTATTGGGACACCTGAACAAATCGCTGATGAAATGCAAGTTTGGGCAACAGAAGGGGATATAGATGGCTTCAATATTGCGCAATTTTACTCCCCTGGAACTTTTTCTGAATTTGTTGATTATGTTGTACCCGTCTTACAAGAACGGGGTATTTTCAGAAGAAACTATGAAGCAGTTACTTTAAGGGAACATTTATTTGGAAAAGGTCACGTAAATATATCGGATGAACATCCTGCCCGTAACGGTTTAACCGTTTAA
- a CDS encoding lactonase family protein translates to MKKNYIGYAGTYTRKISKGIYRFALDPKARKLTAVKAVAEVGSPTYLTISEDNRYLFSIGQDGELGGVQAYKINGEAGELVKLDEQLTEGKPPCHLSFHQDKLVTGNYHKGEVGLYSFTAKETLEVDSFIQHTGSGPHERQEKSHVHYAGFTPDRNYVIICDLGTDELVTYRIDTNKLVRHKTLKVKSGSGPRHIEFHPNGKTAYVLTELSSEVIVFDYDTENGSFSEKQTILAKPADFAETNDASAIHISSDGKFLYTGNRGHNSIALFQIDQKTDKLSFIEFTATGGEWPRDFVLDPTESFIIAANQHSGNLVLFERNQQTGKLTQLDSVVEVPEVVCVKFLN, encoded by the coding sequence ATGAAAAAAAATTATATTGGTTATGCTGGAACCTATACCCGAAAAATAAGTAAAGGAATCTATCGGTTTGCACTCGATCCAAAAGCACGAAAGTTAACAGCAGTTAAAGCTGTTGCTGAAGTAGGAAGTCCTACGTATTTAACGATAAGTGAGGATAATCGTTATTTGTTCTCTATTGGGCAAGATGGAGAATTAGGTGGGGTACAAGCCTATAAGATTAATGGGGAAGCTGGTGAATTGGTTAAGTTAGACGAGCAACTAACGGAAGGAAAGCCTCCATGTCACTTATCTTTCCATCAAGATAAATTAGTAACCGGTAATTATCATAAGGGAGAAGTCGGTCTATACTCTTTCACAGCTAAGGAAACATTAGAAGTAGATTCCTTTATACAACATACAGGTAGTGGTCCTCATGAACGGCAAGAAAAATCGCATGTTCATTATGCAGGATTTACGCCAGACCGTAACTATGTCATTATCTGTGATTTAGGAACAGATGAACTGGTTACGTATCGTATCGATACCAACAAACTTGTGCGTCATAAAACTCTAAAAGTAAAATCGGGGAGTGGTCCACGTCATATTGAATTTCACCCAAATGGTAAAACGGCATATGTGCTCACAGAACTAAGCTCGGAAGTGATTGTTTTCGATTATGATACGGAAAATGGAAGTTTTTCTGAAAAACAAACGATTCTTGCCAAACCAGCAGATTTTGCTGAAACGAACGATGCCAGTGCTATTCACATTTCTTCGGATGGGAAGTTTTTATACACGGGAAATCGTGGCCATAATAGTATTGCACTGTTTCAAATTGATCAGAAAACCGATAAGCTTTCCTTTATCGAGTTTACAGCTACTGGCGGGGAATGGCCGCGTGATTTTGTGTTAGATCCTACAGAGTCTTTCATTATTGCAGCTAATCAGCATAGTGGTAATTTAGTTTTATTTGAACGGAATCAACAGACAGGTAAGCTAACTCAGTTAGACTCTGTGGTAGAGGTTCCGGAAGTAGTCTGTGTGAAATTTTTAAATTAA
- a CDS encoding thiamine pyrophosphate-binding protein, whose protein sequence is MATVAAHIVEMIREQGCQFAFGVPGKPIVPLILEMEKQGIDFVLARHECGAGYMATGYAMQNDSLSIAIGTSGPGGTNLITAAAQAKAYHAPVLFITGHPPLTDVGKPVGQDSSMFGTDLTEMFRPVTLFSAKVEDASLLKNYVQHALEKALTGAKGPVHLSIPLNVLIDKTESFTLPSKWSNDIPVSGNLEQASQILYAAQRPVLLLGKGVHIAKAYRQVLEFVEKWNIPVMTTPGGKGTFPTKHRLSLGAYGLGGTAAASAYMEEGVDVMVVIGSKLSDMSIAGLQPDHYPKTIIHFDPFADFVGKSIPVETLFVQGDAKVNLHQLNLNYFSKREAPDLQTYWQKEMLERENEQIKHANYQKISTAAVMKCLRGLLPEETIVFGDDGSHTFHAIKHFDIVNPGTFFFDDVFGAMGHGLNFAIGAKIAKPETPIVSFTGDGCMMMHGTEISTAVNQQAHMIFFVFNNGMLDMVDKGMLYNLGRSVGTRYTTEMNAAKFAESLGATGYRCMTMEEVIAATKTALKHPQTAVIEIIVEKEEVPPTLKRG, encoded by the coding sequence ATGGCAACAGTTGCAGCACATATTGTAGAAATGATTAGGGAACAAGGCTGTCAGTTCGCATTTGGAGTTCCGGGAAAGCCTATTGTACCACTTATCTTGGAAATGGAAAAGCAGGGAATTGACTTTGTTTTAGCGCGCCATGAATGCGGTGCTGGTTATATGGCGACAGGTTATGCCATGCAAAATGATAGTCTGAGTATCGCTATTGGTACATCTGGCCCAGGCGGAACTAATCTTATTACGGCAGCGGCACAAGCAAAGGCTTATCACGCACCGGTTTTGTTTATCACTGGTCATCCACCATTGACGGATGTAGGTAAACCAGTTGGACAAGATTCGAGTATGTTCGGTACTGATTTAACAGAAATGTTTCGTCCGGTTACTTTGTTTAGTGCAAAGGTAGAAGATGCTAGCTTGTTAAAAAATTATGTACAGCATGCTTTAGAAAAAGCGCTGACTGGGGCAAAAGGACCTGTTCATTTGTCTATTCCACTCAATGTGCTTATTGATAAGACAGAGTCATTCACCTTACCTTCTAAATGGAGTAACGATATTCCTGTATCAGGAAATTTAGAACAAGCTTCACAAATTTTGTATGCTGCACAACGACCAGTTTTATTGTTAGGGAAAGGAGTTCACATAGCCAAGGCGTATCGACAGGTACTAGAGTTTGTTGAGAAATGGAACATCCCAGTCATGACGACGCCAGGAGGTAAAGGCACATTTCCTACGAAACATAGACTGTCACTAGGTGCATATGGACTAGGCGGTACAGCAGCGGCTTCTGCTTATATGGAAGAAGGAGTCGATGTTATGGTTGTTATCGGCTCTAAGTTAAGTGATATGTCGATAGCAGGTTTGCAACCAGACCATTATCCAAAAACAATCATTCATTTTGATCCATTTGCAGATTTTGTTGGAAAATCAATTCCAGTGGAAACTTTATTTGTTCAAGGTGATGCGAAGGTAAATCTTCATCAGTTGAATTTAAATTATTTTTCCAAGCGAGAAGCACCAGATCTTCAAACATATTGGCAAAAAGAAATGCTAGAAAGAGAGAACGAGCAAATTAAACATGCTAATTATCAAAAAATATCTACAGCAGCGGTTATGAAATGCTTAAGAGGGCTCTTACCAGAGGAAACCATCGTATTTGGAGATGACGGGAGCCATACTTTTCATGCAATTAAGCATTTTGATATTGTGAATCCTGGTACATTCTTTTTTGACGATGTATTTGGTGCAATGGGACATGGTCTTAATTTTGCAATTGGGGCGAAAATAGCTAAACCAGAAACGCCGATTGTAAGCTTTACAGGTGATGGCTGTATGATGATGCATGGAACAGAAATATCTACCGCCGTGAATCAACAAGCTCATATGATTTTCTTTGTTTTTAATAATGGAATGCTTGATATGGTAGATAAAGGAATGCTCTATAACTTAGGTAGGTCAGTAGGGACAAGATATACGACCGAAATGAATGCAGCAAAATTTGCTGAATCATTAGGTGCAACTGGTTATCGTTGTATGACAATGGAAGAAGTTATTGCTGCAACAAAAACGGCATTAAAGCATCCACAAACTGCGGTAATTGAAATCATAGTAGAAAAAGAGGAAGTACCGCCTACATTAAAACGAGGGTAA
- a CDS encoding carboxymuconolactone decarboxylase family protein, whose amino-acid sequence MDKQERGWKQIEELAGSKGIAAMKEVERFSPRLAKLALEFGYSDVYQDDHLDLKQRSLITLASLITQGDAGRGLQYHFHAALRVGVSKAEILELINHCSAYAGFPKAIHALHIFKTVVEEKENTNG is encoded by the coding sequence TTGGATAAGCAGGAACGAGGATGGAAGCAAATTGAAGAATTGGCTGGATCAAAAGGAATAGCAGCGATGAAAGAGGTAGAAAGGTTTTCACCACGTTTAGCTAAACTTGCTTTGGAATTCGGTTATAGTGACGTTTATCAAGATGATCATCTTGATTTAAAACAGCGTTCTCTTATAACGTTGGCGTCTTTAATTACACAAGGCGATGCAGGGAGAGGCTTACAGTATCATTTTCATGCGGCTTTACGAGTTGGAGTTAGTAAGGCTGAAATTCTTGAATTAATCAATCATTGTAGTGCTTATGCAGGATTTCCTAAAGCGATTCATGCTTTGCATATTTTTAAAACAGTAGTAGAAGAAAAGGAGAATACGAATGGCTAA